A region from the Aliarcobacter thereius LMG 24486 genome encodes:
- a CDS encoding FAD-dependent oxidoreductase, translating into MKKYDYIIIGAGIAGCSLAYFLSKYSKSVLLIDKNSDIAFGASGAAGAFLSPLLGLDNSFKTLVAKALEFSTNIYKKEFPHLIDSCGTLRIPKDKKDEEKFQNYIPFMDFPFETRENAYFFPIGSSVKPYEICKELSKDVEKLFSYEVKKIEQIEDEKWLLNSEFEASKLFLATGADISLIKDDYFKIRAVWGQKIDILSSNQTFHNYHKECSISNSKEFENRFKISIGATHDREEIDKNDTSFDLRLKDINLINHNEKTKKIIDKNSKKLLKLASEIKILEDINIIDIKIGARASSVDYFPMIAELINIEKSVEKYPHIKNGSFIKDENLETIKNLYTLNGVGGRGFVLSLYLADILLEYVINGKKIDSSLTNHRLFKRWIKRLKNKGKNR; encoded by the coding sequence ATGAAAAAATATGATTATATAATTATTGGTGCTGGAATTGCTGGATGCTCTTTAGCATATTTTTTAAGTAAATATTCCAAAAGTGTTTTACTAATAGATAAAAATAGTGATATTGCTTTTGGTGCAAGTGGAGCTGCTGGAGCATTTTTATCTCCACTTTTAGGGCTTGATAATAGTTTTAAAACATTAGTAGCAAAAGCTTTAGAGTTTTCTACAAATATTTATAAAAAAGAGTTTCCACATTTAATAGATTCTTGTGGAACATTAAGAATCCCAAAAGATAAAAAAGATGAAGAGAAATTTCAAAATTATATTCCTTTTATGGATTTTCCTTTTGAAACTAGAGAAAATGCTTATTTTTTTCCTATTGGAAGCAGTGTAAAACCATATGAAATTTGTAAAGAGCTAAGCAAAGATGTGGAAAAACTATTTTCATATGAAGTTAAAAAAATAGAGCAAATAGAAGATGAAAAGTGGTTGCTAAATAGTGAATTTGAAGCCTCAAAACTATTTTTAGCAACAGGAGCTGATATCTCTTTGATTAAAGATGATTATTTTAAAATAAGAGCAGTTTGGGGACAAAAAATAGATATTTTAAGTTCTAATCAAACTTTTCATAATTATCATAAAGAGTGCTCTATTTCAAACTCCAAAGAGTTCGAAAATAGATTTAAAATCTCTATTGGAGCAACTCATGATAGAGAAGAGATTGATAAAAATGATACTTCGTTTGATTTAAGATTAAAAGATATTAATCTTATTAATCACAATGAAAAAACAAAAAAGATAATAGATAAAAATAGTAAAAAACTCTTAAAATTAGCAAGTGAAATAAAAATTTTAGAAGATATTAATATTATAGATATAAAAATTGGGGCAAGAGCTTCAAGTGTTGATTACTTTCCTATGATTGCAGAACTAATTAACATAGAAAAAAGTGTAGAAAAATATCCTCATATTAAAAATGGATCATTTATAAAAGATGAAAACTTAGAAACTATTAAAAATTTATATACTTTAAATGGTGTAGGAGGAAGAGGTTTTGTCCTTTCTTTATATCTTGCAGATATTTTACTTGAATATGTTATAAATGGTAAAAAAATAGACTCTTCTTTGACAAATCATAGGCTTTTTAAAAGATGGATAAAAAGATTAAAAAATAAAGGAAAAAATAGATGA
- a CDS encoding DnaJ C-terminal domain-containing protein — protein sequence MAKSLYETLEVNESASAEEIKKAYRKLARKYHPDVNKDPSAEEKFKEINAAYEVLSNAEKKQQYDQYGDSMFGGQNFSDFARNQGNGVDLDEILRQMFGAGAGAGFGQRGFGGFGFDEPDLDTQASVVIPFDIAVLGGKQHISLNNDSFDIKIPEGIEHGQKIRAKGKGKSYQGRKGDLILKINIAESPIYTRDKDMLERYFDIPLKTALFGGKVEIKTLHKDITLKVPQDTKQNQKFRVKELGVLNRKTGVKGDLYLKANIVLPKLEELDSNFVEELEKHLPN from the coding sequence ATGGCAAAAAGTTTATATGAAACATTAGAAGTAAATGAGAGTGCAAGTGCTGAAGAGATAAAAAAAGCTTATAGAAAACTTGCTAGAAAATATCACCCTGATGTAAATAAAGATCCAAGTGCTGAAGAGAAATTTAAAGAGATAAATGCAGCTTATGAAGTATTAAGTAATGCTGAGAAAAAACAACAATATGACCAATATGGTGATTCTATGTTTGGTGGACAAAATTTCAGTGATTTTGCAAGAAACCAAGGAAATGGTGTAGATTTAGATGAAATTTTAAGACAAATGTTTGGTGCTGGAGCAGGAGCAGGTTTTGGACAAAGAGGATTTGGTGGATTTGGTTTTGATGAACCAGATTTAGATACACAAGCTAGTGTAGTAATTCCTTTTGATATTGCTGTATTAGGTGGGAAACAACATATTTCACTAAACAATGACTCTTTTGATATTAAAATTCCTGAAGGAATAGAACATGGTCAAAAAATAAGAGCAAAAGGTAAAGGAAAATCTTATCAAGGAAGAAAAGGTGATTTGATTTTAAAAATAAATATTGCAGAAAGTCCTATTTATACAAGAGATAAAGATATGCTAGAGAGATATTTTGATATTCCTTTAAAAACTGCACTATTTGGTGGAAAAGTTGAAATAAAAACTCTTCACAAAGATATCACTTTAAAAGTTCCTCAAGATACAAAACAAAATCAAAAATTTAGAGTAAAAGAGCTTGGAGTTCTAAATAGAAAAACTGGTGTAAAAGGTGATTTATATTTAAAAGCAAATATTGTTTTACCAAAACTTGAAGAGCTTGATAGCAATTTTGTAGAAGAGTTGGAGAAGCATTTACCTAATTAA
- a CDS encoding heat shock protein transcriptional repressor HspR: MQSNSYIEPVYLISAVAEILNIHPQTLRQYEREGLIKPSRSNGKIRLYSQKDINHIKYVLTLTRDLGVNLAGVDIVLQLNQKIKELENEIDSLKIKLQSKSSNSVVPDNKALVIQKSSLEVVIVKK, encoded by the coding sequence ATGCAAAGCAATAGCTATATAGAACCCGTTTATCTAATCTCAGCAGTTGCTGAGATTTTAAATATTCATCCTCAAACATTAAGACAATATGAAAGAGAAGGACTTATAAAACCTAGTAGATCAAATGGTAAAATAAGACTTTATTCTCAAAAAGATATTAATCATATTAAATATGTTTTAACATTAACTAGGGATTTAGGTGTAAATTTAGCTGGAGTTGATATTGTTTTGCAACTAAATCAAAAAATCAAAGAGCTTGAAAATGAAATAGATAGTTTGAAAATCAAACTTCAAAGTAAGAGTAGTAATTCTGTTGTTCCAGATAATAAAGCTTTAGTAATTCAAAAATCAAGTCTAGAAGTTGTAATTGTTAAAAAGTAA
- the ybeY gene encoding rRNA maturation RNase YbeY, which translates to MIDLDNQTNFKIDLENLEKIASTLSNKNIELLIVDNKTIKDINLEFRNKDEATDVLSFPMEFNFPNMPLGSIIISIDFVRNKAKEFGHSEFEEFSLLFIHGFLHLLGFDHEVDNGEHREKEEELISLFNLPSSLIVRNS; encoded by the coding sequence ATGATAGATTTAGATAATCAAACAAATTTTAAAATAGATTTAGAAAATTTAGAAAAGATTGCATCAACTCTAAGCAATAAAAATATTGAACTTTTAATTGTAGATAATAAAACAATAAAAGATATAAATCTAGAGTTTAGAAATAAAGATGAAGCAACAGATGTTTTAAGTTTTCCTATGGAGTTTAATTTTCCAAATATGCCTTTAGGTTCGATTATTATATCTATTGATTTTGTAAGAAATAAAGCAAAAGAGTTTGGACATAGTGAATTTGAAGAATTTAGTCTTCTATTTATTCATGGGTTTTTACATCTTTTAGGTTTTGATCATGAAGTTGATAATGGAGAACATAGAGAAAAAGAAGAAGAGCTTATAAGTCTGTTTAATCTTCCTTCTTCTTTGATAGTAAGAAACTCTTAA
- a CDS encoding Fur family transcriptional regulator — MIDTTTLLKNYDLKVTPQRIAIIEELYKNGHMNIDDLYRKLLDRFPSVSLATIYKNINSMVEKLFLSEVKIPNSKTVYELSKNEHAHLVCSVCKDIMDIEIDSSDIAKQIGNMSSFKVEQTDIVLSGICPKCS, encoded by the coding sequence ATGATTGATACAACAACATTATTGAAAAATTATGATTTAAAAGTTACTCCACAAAGAATAGCTATTATTGAAGAATTATATAAAAATGGACATATGAATATTGATGATTTATATAGAAAACTTCTTGATAGATTTCCATCAGTTTCTTTAGCAACTATTTATAAAAATATAAATTCAATGGTAGAAAAACTTTTTTTAAGTGAAGTAAAGATACCAAATTCTAAAACTGTTTATGAATTATCAAAAAATGAGCATGCACATTTAGTTTGTTCAGTTTGCAAAGATATTATGGATATTGAGATTGATTCAAGTGATATTGCAAAACAAATTGGAAATATGAGTAGTTTTAAAGTAGAACAAACAGATATAGTTTTGAGCGGGATTTGCCCAAAATGTTCTTAA
- a CDS encoding endonuclease/exonuclease/phosphatase family protein produces the protein MYKFLIILFLSLFSYANELKIASYNVENFFDLSNDGTEYKEFIPNNKSLWNQRNFNIKLKNILQVINDIDADIIALQEIENEGLMKLLKQKLPKYSYYSFAKYPKSAVGIGFLSKIPIKKSSIINVKFQKAIYRPILESTFSYENIEFKIFNNHWPSKRASENYRIKYAQALQNRLKELPNNYDYIVLGDLNSNYNEFETFKRDKKLNQSAGLTGINHILNTIIDDKYITYFDILDNKLIKNKRIHYNLWLELDTKDRFSTKFRNQNNTPDNMILSPSLFNNNGLNYILKSFNVFKPTYLFSNNQVIRWEMSNNKVSIHKGSGYSDHLPIYAFFKINKDQNQVIKQDDLNHNIKDISKLYEKEKLNFPIVLNNIVVLYKHENKAIIKQKNDRAIYIFKDAEDLELAFSYDLQINQIYDFYGLKEIKDFNIIKKKEKNNDYKKLFLDASKNDIFDFKFENEVISNLEGIYKKSYLYLNNSKKIKIFTKDKNILPKENSKIFINEAQLGSFKGNIQIILHKKSDFKELK, from the coding sequence TTGTATAAATTTCTTATAATTCTATTTTTATCACTATTTTCTTATGCAAATGAACTAAAAATTGCATCATATAATGTTGAAAACTTTTTTGATTTAAGTAATGATGGTACTGAATACAAAGAATTTATTCCAAATAACAAATCTTTGTGGAATCAAAGAAATTTTAATATAAAACTTAAAAATATTTTACAAGTTATAAATGATATTGATGCAGATATTATTGCTTTACAAGAGATAGAAAATGAAGGATTGATGAAACTTTTAAAACAAAAGCTTCCAAAATACTCTTATTATAGTTTTGCAAAATATCCAAAAAGTGCAGTTGGTATTGGATTTTTATCAAAAATTCCTATAAAAAAATCTTCTATTATAAATGTAAAATTCCAAAAAGCTATTTATAGACCAATTTTAGAAAGTACCTTTTCTTATGAAAATATAGAGTTTAAAATATTTAATAATCATTGGCCATCAAAAAGAGCAAGTGAAAATTATAGAATAAAATATGCCCAAGCTTTACAAAATAGATTAAAAGAGCTTCCAAATAACTATGATTACATAGTTTTAGGAGATTTAAACTCAAATTATAATGAGTTTGAAACTTTTAAAAGAGATAAAAAGTTAAATCAAAGTGCTGGATTAACTGGTATAAATCATATTTTAAATACAATAATTGATGATAAATATATTACATACTTTGATATTTTAGATAATAAATTGATTAAAAATAAAAGAATTCATTATAATCTTTGGTTAGAACTAGATACAAAAGATAGATTCTCAACAAAATTTAGAAATCAAAACAATACTCCTGATAATATGATTTTAAGTCCATCTTTATTTAATAATAATGGTCTAAACTATATTTTAAAATCATTTAATGTTTTTAAACCAACATATTTATTTTCAAATAATCAAGTTATAAGATGGGAAATGTCAAACAATAAAGTATCTATTCATAAAGGTTCTGGTTACTCTGACCATCTTCCTATTTATGCATTTTTTAAAATAAATAAAGATCAAAATCAAGTAATAAAACAAGATGATTTAAATCATAATATAAAAGATATAAGCAAATTATATGAAAAAGAAAAACTAAATTTTCCAATAGTTTTAAATAATATTGTAGTTTTATATAAGCACGAAAACAAAGCAATAATAAAACAGAAAAACGATAGAGCAATATATATTTTTAAAGATGCCGAAGATTTAGAATTAGCATTTTCATATGATTTACAAATTAATCAAATTTATGATTTTTATGGATTAAAAGAGATAAAAGATTTTAATATAATAAAGAAAAAAGAGAAAAACAATGATTATAAAAAACTATTTTTAGATGCTTCAAAAAATGATATTTTTGATTTCAAATTTGAAAATGAAGTTATTAGCAATTTAGAAGGTATATATAAAAAATCTTATTTATATTTAAATAATTCAAAAAAGATAAAAATATTTACAAAAGATAAAAATATTTTACCAAAAGAAAATAGTAAAATATTTATAAATGAGGCTCAACTTGGCTCTTTTAAAGGAAATATACAGATAATACTTCACAAAAAAAGTGATTTTAAAGAGTTGAAATGA
- the murJ gene encoding murein biosynthesis integral membrane protein MurJ, whose protein sequence is MKLLKAIFTNSSGILFSRITGFIRDLMTASILGANVYSDIFFIAFKFPNLFRSIFADGAFTQAFIPSYAKSKFKIRFSSIVFTQILAFLLVLSLIVTLFSHLFAKAFAIGFTKETIDLAAPLFAINFYYLPLIFIVTFMGALLQYKNHFATTAYSTALLNLSMIASLIIAQGLESYTITFYLSFGVIVGGFLQVLVHIIAIKRANLGKIFTFRRHKKKEKTKFYKNFFAATLGSSTMHISAFIDTWLASFLISGSISYLYYANRIFQLPLALFAIATSIALFPMIARAIKNKNENQALKLMKKSSIILLFVLAFSMLVGIFLDKFIVELLFQRGAFTQNDTENTAIILTMYLIGLVPFGLAKIFSLWLYAKEQQILSAKISAQSLVANIIFSLILIKPYEAAGLAFASTLSGFVLFFLTLRAFGFNNLVKMFKKQ, encoded by the coding sequence ATGAAATTATTAAAAGCAATTTTTACAAATAGTAGTGGAATTTTATTTTCAAGAATAACAGGCTTTATAAGAGATTTAATGACTGCATCAATCCTTGGTGCAAATGTTTATTCTGATATATTTTTTATAGCTTTTAAATTTCCAAATCTATTTAGAAGTATTTTTGCTGATGGTGCTTTTACTCAAGCTTTTATTCCTTCTTATGCTAAATCAAAATTTAAAATAAGATTTTCATCTATTGTATTTACTCAAATCTTAGCATTTTTACTAGTTTTGTCTTTGATTGTAACTCTATTTTCTCATCTTTTTGCAAAAGCATTTGCTATTGGTTTTACAAAAGAGACAATAGATTTAGCTGCACCTCTATTTGCAATAAACTTCTATTATTTGCCACTTATATTTATTGTTACATTTATGGGAGCTTTACTTCAATATAAAAACCATTTTGCGACAACAGCTTATTCAACAGCACTTTTAAATCTTTCAATGATAGCAAGTTTAATTATTGCACAAGGTCTAGAATCATATACAATCACTTTTTATCTATCTTTTGGAGTTATTGTTGGTGGTTTTTTACAAGTTTTAGTTCATATTATTGCTATAAAAAGAGCAAATTTAGGGAAAATTTTTACTTTTAGAAGGCATAAAAAAAAGGAGAAAACAAAGTTCTACAAGAATTTCTTTGCAGCAACTTTAGGCTCTTCAACAATGCATATTTCGGCTTTTATTGATACTTGGTTAGCTTCATTTTTAATTAGTGGCTCTATATCTTACTTATATTATGCAAATAGAATTTTTCAACTTCCACTTGCACTTTTTGCAATAGCAACTTCAATAGCACTATTTCCTATGATTGCTCGTGCAATAAAAAATAAAAATGAGAATCAAGCTTTAAAGCTTATGAAAAAATCATCAATTATTTTACTTTTTGTTCTTGCTTTTTCTATGCTTGTAGGAATATTTTTAGATAAATTCATTGTGGAGTTATTATTTCAAAGAGGTGCTTTCACACAAAATGATACAGAAAATACAGCAATAATTTTAACAATGTATTTAATTGGACTTGTTCCTTTTGGTTTAGCTAAAATTTTCTCACTTTGGCTATATGCAAAAGAGCAACAAATTTTAAGTGCAAAAATATCTGCACAAAGTTTAGTAGCAAATATAATCTTCTCTTTAATTTTAATAAAACCATATGAAGCTGCTGGATTAGCATTTGCAAGTACACTTAGTGGATTTGTTCTATTTTTTCTTACTCTTAGAGCTTTTGGTTTTAATAATCTAGTGAAAATGTTTAAAAAACAATAG